In one Bosea sp. RAC05 genomic region, the following are encoded:
- a CDS encoding NAD(P)/FAD-dependent oxidoreductase, with translation MAEPFPLAPSLWFATAPAAAPTPPLAQDVSADVCVIGAGFAGLSTALHLAEAGVSVVVLESHEPGWGGSGRNGGQVIPGIKYDPSEILAKFGPVAGEALIGFVGSTADLVFDLIAKHGMDVPHKRAGWIQGAHTPAMVETVKRRSAEWQARGVDAQFLDQDAAARLLGTDRYLAGWVDRRAGGVQPLAYARGLAKAALAAGAAIHGQSKVVSLARNGANWTVRTAQGATVTAPRVVVATNGYTGDLIPKLRQTVIRPNSFIVATQPLSDNVAGTILPEGQVVSDTRQLLLYFRKDHQNRLLMGGRGPFREPRDTSDWAHLERVVGKMYPQAKGVPFDFRWCGRVALTRDFLPHLHEPEPGLLVDIGCMGRGVGLQSAMGKAMAGYIATGDKGHLPFPVVPITPLPLHALNELYVSAIIAWYRLTDGGMKDKAA, from the coding sequence GTGGCCGAACCCTTCCCGCTCGCCCCCTCGCTCTGGTTTGCGACCGCGCCAGCCGCCGCGCCGACACCGCCGCTCGCGCAGGACGTCAGCGCCGATGTCTGCGTGATCGGCGCGGGCTTCGCCGGACTGTCGACAGCGCTGCATCTGGCGGAGGCCGGCGTCTCGGTCGTGGTGCTCGAGAGCCATGAGCCCGGCTGGGGTGGGTCGGGCCGCAATGGCGGGCAGGTCATCCCCGGCATCAAATATGATCCGAGCGAAATCCTCGCCAAGTTCGGCCCCGTCGCGGGCGAGGCCCTGATCGGCTTCGTTGGATCCACCGCCGATCTCGTCTTCGACCTGATCGCGAAGCACGGCATGGACGTGCCGCACAAGCGCGCCGGCTGGATTCAGGGCGCGCATACGCCGGCCATGGTCGAGACGGTCAAGCGCCGGTCCGCCGAGTGGCAGGCACGCGGCGTCGACGCGCAGTTCCTCGACCAGGACGCCGCTGCCCGCCTGCTCGGGACGGATCGCTATCTCGCCGGCTGGGTCGACCGGCGCGCCGGCGGCGTGCAGCCGCTGGCCTATGCCCGCGGCCTGGCGAAGGCTGCACTCGCCGCCGGCGCCGCCATCCACGGCCAGAGCAAGGTCGTCTCGCTCGCCCGCAACGGCGCGAACTGGACCGTGCGGACCGCCCAAGGCGCAACGGTGACGGCCCCGCGCGTCGTCGTCGCCACCAATGGCTACACCGGCGACCTGATCCCGAAGCTGCGCCAGACCGTGATCCGGCCGAATTCCTTCATCGTCGCGACGCAGCCGCTGTCCGACAATGTCGCCGGCACGATCCTGCCCGAGGGCCAGGTCGTCTCGGACACCCGCCAGCTGCTGCTCTACTTCCGCAAGGACCATCAGAACCGGCTGCTGATGGGCGGCCGCGGCCCCTTCCGCGAGCCGAGGGACACGTCCGACTGGGCCCATCTCGAGCGCGTCGTCGGCAAGATGTATCCGCAAGCGAAGGGCGTGCCCTTCGACTTCCGCTGGTGCGGCCGGGTGGCACTGACGCGCGATTTCCTTCCGCATCTGCACGAGCCGGAGCCCGGCCTGCTCGTCGACATCGGCTGCATGGGTCGCGGCGTCGGGCTGCAGAGCGCCATGGGCAAGGCGATGGCGGGCTATATCGCCACCGGCGACAAGGGCCACCTGCCCTTCCCGGTCGTGCCGATCACGCCGCTGCCGCTGCACGCGCTGAACGAGCTCTACGTCTCGGCGATCATCGCCTGGTACCGCCTCACCGATGGCGGCATGAAGGACAAGGCGGCCTGA
- a CDS encoding universal stress protein, with amino-acid sequence MARTAYMPLGTYGKVIADEAILAATGLAAALRCNLHVGAFTVDLPPVYAPLGGALLDIPGLVRAAEEQSNAECERLRNLVEAACRAKIELSFKTRKVALGAEPDAAAAQARYFDLSVLPWATEAYGAQDVAQGVIFGSGRPAVLVPASARLASLDHLAIAWDGSRVAARALGDALTLLAPGGRVTVLTVTDEKTLHGADIAGTLTSSLQARGVNATANNTTLGARTIAVALQEAALAAGAQMLAMGGFGHSRLRDFVLGGATKSVLVDLRLPVLLAH; translated from the coding sequence ATGGCGCGAACGGCCTACATGCCTCTTGGGACCTATGGCAAGGTGATCGCCGACGAGGCCATTCTCGCCGCGACCGGCTTGGCAGCAGCGCTGCGCTGCAACCTGCATGTCGGGGCCTTCACCGTCGACCTGCCGCCGGTCTACGCACCGCTGGGCGGAGCGCTCCTCGATATTCCCGGGCTGGTTCGCGCCGCGGAAGAGCAGAGCAACGCCGAATGCGAGCGTCTGAGGAACCTCGTCGAAGCGGCCTGCCGCGCGAAAATCGAATTGAGTTTCAAAACCCGGAAGGTGGCGTTGGGGGCGGAGCCCGATGCGGCAGCCGCACAGGCACGCTATTTCGACCTGTCCGTGCTGCCCTGGGCCACCGAAGCCTACGGGGCACAGGACGTCGCGCAGGGGGTGATCTTCGGCTCGGGCCGCCCGGCGGTTCTGGTGCCGGCTTCGGCGAGGCTGGCGAGCCTCGATCACCTCGCGATCGCCTGGGATGGCAGCCGCGTCGCCGCGCGCGCCTTGGGGGATGCGCTGACCCTGCTGGCCCCGGGCGGGCGCGTCACGGTCCTGACGGTTACCGACGAGAAGACGCTGCACGGCGCCGATATCGCAGGCACACTGACATCGTCCCTGCAGGCGCGCGGTGTGAACGCCACGGCGAACAACACCACGCTCGGTGCCAGAACGATTGCCGTGGCTTTGCAGGAGGCCGCCCTCGCAGCAGGTGCGCAGATGCTCGCCATGGGTGGCTTCGGCCATTCCCGCCTGCGGGATTTTGTCCTCGGTGGTGCGACCAAGAGCGTCCTCGTCGACCTGCGCCTGCCGGTCCTGCTCGCCCATTGA
- a CDS encoding glucose 1-dehydrogenase, whose translation MRLKGKTALVTGAAQGFGFGIAETFVREGARVALLDLNGDKAKEAAQAIGRRAFAVTCDVGKGKSVEKAVARVIAKVGRLDIVVNNAGISHRNQPMLDVSEEEFDRVFDVNVKSIYLMAKATVPHFREHGGGVILNIGSTAGVRPRPGLTWYNGSKGAANLLSKSMAVELAPDRIRVNAIAPVAGETPLLATFMGEDTPEKRKAFTATIPWGRFSTPQDIANAALFLCSDESEMVTGSVLAVDGGRCV comes from the coding sequence ATGAGACTGAAGGGCAAGACGGCGCTGGTCACCGGCGCGGCGCAGGGGTTCGGCTTCGGCATCGCCGAGACCTTCGTGCGCGAGGGCGCGCGGGTGGCGCTGCTGGACCTCAACGGCGACAAGGCCAAGGAAGCGGCGCAGGCGATCGGCCGCCGGGCCTTCGCCGTGACCTGCGACGTCGGCAAGGGCAAGAGCGTCGAGAAGGCCGTGGCGCGCGTCATCGCCAAGGTCGGCCGGCTCGACATTGTCGTCAACAATGCCGGCATCAGCCACCGCAACCAGCCCATGCTCGACGTCAGCGAGGAGGAGTTCGACCGCGTCTTCGACGTCAACGTCAAGTCGATCTATCTGATGGCGAAGGCGACGGTGCCGCATTTCCGCGAGCATGGCGGCGGCGTGATCCTCAACATCGGTTCGACGGCGGGCGTCCGGCCCCGGCCGGGCCTGACCTGGTACAACGGCTCGAAGGGGGCGGCCAACCTGCTGTCGAAGTCGATGGCGGTGGAGCTGGCGCCGGACCGGATCCGCGTCAACGCGATCGCGCCCGTGGCGGGCGAGACGCCGCTGCTGGCGACCTTCATGGGCGAGGACACGCCGGAAAAGCGCAAGGCCTTCACCGCGACGATTCCGTGGGGCCGGTTCTCGACGCCGCAGGACATCGCCAATGCCGCGCTGTTCCTGTGCTCGGACGAATCCGAGATGGTGACCGGCAGCGTGCTGGCGGTGGATGGCGGGCGCTGCGTCTGA
- a CDS encoding GMC family oxidoreductase, with protein MEEWDVIVIGAGSAGCALAGRLALSGRDRILVLEAGPRDLNPWLHLPIGYGKTFYHPRLNWMYRTERQPGLAEREIYQPRGKVVGGSSAINAMVYMRGQAEDFDGWERMGNPGWGWRDVLATYRRMEDHALGASAWHGAGGPLHVEDISKAVHPLTPLFVQAAQEAGLPFNPDLNGETCEGAGIYQITARGGLRESAARAYLHPARRSGRVKVETGILVSRILFEGTRAVAVEGWRGAERVSYRAQSEIVVAAGAINSPQLLQLSGIGAPDALARHGITTVQALPAVGRHLQDHLCYDHVYRSRRPSLNDDLLSWPGRIRMALTYLLHRRGPLSLSVNQGGGYLKTRLDLERPDMQLYFSPLSYERALPGVRALMKPDPFPGFSTSVSPCRPHSRGHVAIRSPDPRVAPEIAPNYLSDPRDVVDILAGARFLRRLAATPTFAALIESEIKPGPHCSDDAALLQSIRQQAYSVFHPCGTCRMGPDPADSVVDPRLRVHGLEGLRVADASIFPTIPSGNTNAPAMMVGERAADLMLAR; from the coding sequence TTGGAGGAGTGGGACGTCATCGTCATCGGCGCCGGTTCGGCCGGTTGTGCGCTGGCCGGGCGTCTGGCTTTGTCCGGGCGCGACCGCATCCTCGTGCTGGAGGCCGGCCCGCGCGACCTGAACCCCTGGCTCCACCTGCCGATCGGCTACGGCAAGACCTTCTACCACCCGCGCCTCAACTGGATGTACCGGACGGAACGCCAGCCCGGCCTGGCCGAGCGGGAAATCTACCAGCCACGCGGGAAGGTGGTCGGCGGCTCCTCGGCGATCAACGCGATGGTCTACATGCGCGGCCAGGCCGAGGATTTCGACGGCTGGGAGCGCATGGGCAATCCCGGCTGGGGCTGGCGCGACGTGCTCGCCACCTACCGGCGCATGGAGGACCACGCGCTTGGCGCCTCGGCCTGGCATGGCGCCGGCGGCCCGCTGCATGTGGAAGACATCTCGAAAGCCGTGCATCCCCTGACGCCGCTGTTCGTCCAGGCGGCCCAGGAAGCCGGACTGCCCTTCAATCCGGATCTGAACGGCGAGACCTGCGAGGGCGCCGGCATCTACCAGATCACCGCACGCGGCGGCCTGCGCGAATCCGCGGCCCGCGCCTATCTGCACCCGGCCCGCCGGAGCGGGCGCGTCAAGGTCGAAACCGGCATCCTCGTCTCGCGCATCCTGTTCGAGGGGACGCGCGCCGTGGCGGTCGAGGGCTGGCGCGGCGCGGAGCGCGTGAGCTACCGGGCCCAGAGTGAGATCGTCGTCGCAGCAGGCGCGATCAATTCGCCCCAACTGCTGCAACTCTCGGGCATCGGCGCGCCGGACGCGCTGGCCCGGCATGGCATCACAACCGTTCAGGCGTTGCCGGCGGTCGGCCGGCATCTGCAGGATCATCTCTGCTACGACCATGTCTACCGGTCGCGGCGTCCGAGCCTGAACGACGATCTCCTGTCCTGGCCCGGCCGCATCCGGATGGCGCTGACCTATCTCCTGCACCGGCGCGGCCCGCTCTCGCTCAGCGTCAACCAGGGCGGCGGCTATCTGAAAACGCGGCTCGATCTGGAGCGGCCCGACATGCAGCTCTATTTCTCGCCGCTGAGCTACGAGCGGGCGCTGCCCGGCGTGCGGGCGCTGATGAAGCCCGATCCCTTTCCCGGCTTCAGCACCAGCGTCTCCCCCTGCCGGCCCCACAGCCGCGGCCATGTCGCGATCCGCTCTCCCGACCCCCGCGTCGCACCCGAGATCGCGCCGAACTATCTGTCCGACCCGCGCGACGTCGTCGACATCCTCGCCGGAGCCCGCTTCCTGCGCCGGCTGGCAGCGACGCCAACCTTTGCCGCCCTGATCGAGAGCGAGATCAAGCCCGGCCCGCACTGCAGCGACGATGCGGCCCTGCTCCAGTCGATCCGCCAGCAGGCCTATTCGGTCTTCCACCCCTGCGGAACCTGCCGCATGGGTCCCGACCCCGCCGACTCCGTGGTCGATCCCCGACTGCGGGTGCACGGACTGGAAGGCCTGCGCGTCGCCGATGCCTCGATCTTCCCGACGATTCCCTCGGGCAACACCAATGCGCCGGCGATGATGGTGGGCGAGCGCGCGGCCGACCTCATGCTCGCTCGCTGA
- a CDS encoding amino acid ABC transporter ATP-binding protein yields MIEITGVTKSFGSFPVLKGITASVARGEVVCLIGPSGSGKSTILRCINGLESYDGGAITIDGERVERDKPSIVGIRTAMAMVFQRFNLFPHRTALENVVEGPIFVKKEPVAQAMARGRELLDRVGLGNKMDAYPGQLSGGQMQRVAIARALCMQPKAILFDEPTSALDPELVGEVLQVMKSLAEEGMTMLVVTHEMGFAREVADRVLFLDGGVIVEQGPSREVLSAPTHPRTQDFLRRVLRPI; encoded by the coding sequence ATGATCGAGATCACCGGCGTCACCAAGAGCTTCGGCTCGTTTCCGGTGCTGAAGGGCATCACGGCGAGCGTCGCCAGGGGCGAGGTCGTCTGCCTGATCGGACCGTCCGGCTCCGGCAAGTCGACGATCCTGCGCTGCATCAACGGGCTCGAATCCTATGATGGCGGCGCGATCACGATCGACGGCGAGCGCGTCGAGCGCGACAAGCCCTCGATCGTCGGCATCCGCACCGCGATGGCGATGGTGTTCCAGCGCTTCAACCTGTTCCCGCACCGCACGGCGCTGGAGAATGTCGTCGAGGGACCGATCTTCGTGAAGAAGGAGCCGGTGGCCCAGGCGATGGCGCGCGGACGCGAACTGCTCGATCGTGTCGGGCTGGGCAACAAGATGGATGCCTATCCCGGCCAGCTCTCGGGCGGACAGATGCAGCGCGTCGCCATCGCGCGCGCGCTGTGCATGCAGCCCAAGGCGATCCTGTTCGACGAACCAACCTCGGCGCTCGACCCCGAACTCGTCGGCGAGGTCCTGCAGGTGATGAAGAGCCTGGCCGAAGAGGGCATGACCATGCTCGTCGTCACCCATGAGATGGGCTTCGCCCGCGAGGTCGCCGACCGCGTGCTCTTCCTCGACGGCGGCGTCATCGTCGAGCAGGGCCCCTCGCGCGAGGTGTTGAGCGCGCCGACCCATCCGCGCACGCAGGATTTCCTGCGCCGCGTGCTGCGTCCGATCTGA
- a CDS encoding helix-turn-helix domain-containing protein, whose product MSSPAATPSRPEVDSEIGAGLRRLRRERRLSLVDLAGRTNLSIGFLSQIERGKSSPTLRALASMADALGVGIGDLFPKTGEGASSQTATIVRAGGRSELQLWRSGIRKQLLTPHSEGAKLSLYLVEMEPGASTGDELYTHGGEEAGLVMSGAMNLSIEQESWTLQEGDSFRFLSSRPHRFANAASGETRVLWVNCL is encoded by the coding sequence ATGAGCAGCCCTGCCGCCACGCCGTCCCGGCCGGAAGTCGATTCGGAGATCGGGGCCGGCCTGCGCCGCCTGCGCCGCGAGCGCCGCCTCTCGCTGGTCGATCTGGCGGGCCGGACCAATCTCTCGATCGGGTTCCTCAGCCAGATCGAGCGCGGCAAATCCTCGCCGACGCTGCGGGCGCTCGCCAGCATGGCGGATGCGCTGGGCGTCGGCATCGGCGATCTCTTTCCCAAGACCGGGGAGGGGGCTTCCTCCCAGACTGCGACGATCGTGCGTGCGGGCGGGCGCAGCGAGCTCCAGCTCTGGCGCTCCGGCATCCGCAAGCAGCTCCTGACCCCGCATAGCGAGGGCGCCAAGCTCAGCCTCTATCTGGTCGAGATGGAGCCGGGCGCCAGCACCGGCGACGAACTCTACACCCATGGCGGCGAGGAAGCCGGGCTGGTGATGAGCGGCGCGATGAACCTCAGCATCGAGCAGGAGAGCTGGACGCTGCAGGAGGGCGACAGCTTCCGCTTCCTGTCCTCGCGGCCGCACCGCTTCGCCAATGCGGCTTCGGGCGAGACACGGGTTCTCTGGGTGAACTGCCTCTGA
- a CDS encoding amino acid ABC transporter permease — MQTFLRDATQFLPLLLQGVKFTIIVALGSLALSTVLGLVWALMRVSGIGWLATTAKIVVNTLRGIPILVQLFYIYFVLPEFGIALSALQAAIIGLGIAYSAYQSENFRAGIEAIDHGQIEAAQSIGMGWGLTMRRVILPQAIRLVLPPYGNIMVMMLKDSSQASTITVAELTLQGTLIASSTFKNMTVYTLVALLYLAMCLPLMGLVSWLERRFGKGARR; from the coding sequence ATGCAAACCTTCCTGCGCGACGCCACCCAGTTCCTGCCGCTGCTGCTGCAGGGCGTGAAATTCACGATCATCGTCGCGCTGGGCTCGCTCGCGCTCTCGACCGTGCTCGGCCTGGTCTGGGCGCTGATGCGCGTCTCCGGCATCGGCTGGCTGGCGACCACCGCCAAGATCGTCGTCAACACGCTGCGCGGCATCCCGATCCTGGTGCAGCTGTTCTACATCTACTTCGTGCTGCCGGAGTTCGGCATTGCGCTTTCGGCGCTGCAGGCGGCGATCATCGGGCTCGGCATCGCCTATTCGGCCTATCAATCCGAGAACTTCCGCGCCGGCATCGAGGCGATCGACCACGGCCAGATCGAGGCCGCGCAGTCGATCGGCATGGGCTGGGGCCTGACCATGCGTCGGGTGATCCTGCCGCAGGCGATCCGCCTCGTGCTGCCGCCCTACGGCAACATCATGGTGATGATGCTGAAGGATTCCTCGCAGGCCTCGACCATCACGGTGGCGGAGCTGACGCTGCAGGGCACGCTGATCGCCTCCTCCACCTTCAAGAACATGACCGTCTACACGCTGGTCGCCCTGCTCTACCTGGCGATGTGCCTGCCGCTGATGGGGCTGGTGAGCTGGCTCGAACGCCGCTTCGGCAAGGGGGCCAGGCGATGA
- a CDS encoding RidA family protein, with the protein MITRHEVTGRLSKVLVANGFAFLSGLTAKDRSGGVKEQTADILAQIDGYLALAGTDKTRIVVANIWLKDISTFAEMNAAWEAWVDPSQPPARATVESRLAAENILVEIQVQALAASA; encoded by the coding sequence ATGATCACGCGCCACGAAGTCACCGGACGGTTGAGCAAGGTGCTCGTCGCCAACGGGTTCGCCTTTCTCTCGGGCCTGACCGCCAAGGACCGCAGCGGCGGCGTCAAGGAGCAGACCGCCGACATCCTCGCGCAGATCGACGGCTATCTGGCGCTCGCCGGAACCGACAAGACCCGCATCGTCGTCGCCAATATCTGGCTCAAGGACATTTCGACCTTCGCCGAGATGAACGCAGCCTGGGAAGCCTGGGTCGACCCGTCGCAGCCCCCGGCGCGGGCCACCGTCGAGTCGCGCCTCGCCGCCGAGAACATCCTCGTCGAGATCCAGGTCCAGGCGCTGGCCGCCAGCGCCTAG
- a CDS encoding ABC transporter substrate-binding protein: MERRTFLSMLAGSALAGGLSPAWAQAVLKVGSTPTGSPFTFLDTKTNTIEGVMVDLIKAIAAVSDFKVEVEGMQFSTLIPSLTGNKVDIVAAAMYITPVRKEVIDFSDPIYTYGEGLIVPATDTKDYVTLEELKGKTIGVQIGTAYVDKLQTSGLFSEVKLYKTLPDILADVNAARVQAAVFDLPIIAYNLSQGQFPRVRIVKSYKPVISGSVGIGVRKTDGELLKKINVGLAKLKADGTVDKILAKWGLA; this comes from the coding sequence ATGGAACGTCGGACCTTTCTGTCGATGCTGGCAGGCAGCGCGCTTGCCGGCGGGCTGAGCCCGGCCTGGGCGCAGGCGGTGCTGAAGGTCGGCTCGACGCCGACGGGCAGCCCCTTCACCTTCCTCGACACCAAGACCAACACCATCGAAGGCGTGATGGTCGACCTGATCAAGGCGATCGCCGCCGTCTCCGACTTCAAGGTCGAGGTCGAGGGCATGCAGTTCTCGACGCTGATCCCGTCCCTGACCGGCAACAAGGTCGATATCGTCGCCGCCGCGATGTACATCACCCCGGTCCGCAAGGAGGTGATCGACTTCTCCGACCCGATCTACACCTATGGCGAGGGCCTGATCGTGCCCGCCACCGACACGAAGGACTACGTCACGCTGGAGGAACTGAAGGGCAAGACGATCGGCGTGCAGATCGGCACGGCCTATGTCGACAAGCTGCAGACCTCCGGCCTGTTCTCGGAGGTGAAGCTCTACAAGACACTGCCGGACATCCTCGCCGACGTGAACGCCGCCCGCGTCCAGGCCGCCGTCTTCGACCTGCCGATCATCGCCTACAATCTCTCGCAGGGACAGTTCCCGCGCGTGCGCATCGTCAAGAGCTACAAGCCGGTCATCTCCGGCTCGGTCGGCATCGGCGTGCGCAAGACCGACGGCGAGCTGCTGAAGAAGATCAATGTCGGCCTCGCCAAGCTCAAGGCCGACGGCACGGTCGACAAGATCCTGGCCAAGTGGGGCCTCGCCTGA